Part of the Antennarius striatus isolate MH-2024 chromosome 6, ASM4005453v1, whole genome shotgun sequence genome, GTTCTCCCCAACAGCGAATCGACGGTATACATTCCAGATAAAGGCTATGATAGCACTTAAGTCCTTGTTCTGATAGTCAAATCAGGACGGAACAATCtggaaaaaagtttaaattcttTTGATgagtaaaaatgaataaattgtgtTCACACATAGTCACCCAGTAATAATACCTAGATTACAGATTAACAGTGTTTGATACGCATCAAAAGAGTTTTTAGAGGGAAGCATTTCAGTGGTTTTGCCCTGCATCATGAACTAAAAGTGTTTTCCCAAAGGTCTATTTGGATCCAAGTTTGATTTTGACTTGTAGATTACATTGTTGCTCCATGAATTCCAATCTAAGAGCCAAATGTAAGCGCTTGAAGCTTGTAAACTGCATTTGTGGACTATTTTAAGAGATGTAAACCAGAATAAAGAATACTAAGCGGAGCCTCTGGTATCCAGAAAGTGTTGCGTTAAGGAGCGGAATTCTAGGTAACAATGAGCCAACACGTAACAAATGGGCTGCCAGGTGACGGAATGACCCAGGCCTGTGCACTCTCCAAGTCTCAAGCATGATTTAAAAAAGGCttttacatgtattagttagcCGCTAGTAAGATAAAACAGTCCAGTGATAACAGCGTTTCCTCTCAGCACGTACATTTGTTTAacatatacacaaacatacagacgTACTTTACATTCACGCCTTTGGTGTCCCTTTGTTCTCAGCTTTGGCTCCTGTAAGTCCATTTTCCGTGTTGTCATTCCCCGAGGAGCTCACCAGGCATTCTTTACTAACAGGAGAAAGGCAAAACCAAAGGTCATCATGTTAAAAGCACTCAAAACTACAACCATGGATACAGGAGAAggtatatatagatatatatacagtatataaatgttCTTGGAGGTCTGGTGATATTCAGGTAGGGATGCAGTCAGGGTTCTACTTACTTTTTCTCATCGTCTTTCAGTAGGAAGTGAACAACCAAGGCTTTTATTACCATGACAATGATAACTAAGCCAATGACTCCACCCAACACAGAGACAATGATGACTGTAAGCGTCTTGTCAACCTCCTTCACTGCAACGAGGGAGAGAAACGAGGGATGTCATGATGAAGAACGTAGAGGATGAGagatgaagttttgtttttatgtgcagCTGCAAGGaagtatttgtgtgttccatactTTGGTCCACCACGTAAAGAGTGAAGATTGCACTGTGGTTCCGGTTCTTCTCTTTTGGATTCCTGGCAAAACAGATGTACTGTCCCTCATCCTCAAAGGTGATGTTCCACAGCAGGATGGAGATGTCGGTTTTTTCAGAGGAGCCAACAAATGAAACCCGGTTATGGCTGATGTCGACCTTGGGTTTGACACCCTCAGCGCGAATCACCCCCTCGcacagctgcacacacaaacaaacataccgTAGATATGCATAAACAGGAAGTCGGAAGCTGCTCATGCATGCAGAAATGTGTGTCATACCTTGATCAGGGTTCCGTTGTCATTATAGTGCCAGttaaaataaaggtttttaATGCCGATACAGGAGGAGTAGGTGCATGTCAGCAGGACTGTGGATCCATTCATTGCTTCAATCGAAGACGTTTTACCCGTTGACAGCTCCAGTCCACCAACGTTCCATACACCTGAACCAGTGGAGAAcatggaaggaaggaaagctTTAAGAAattaaatagatttattttggatttaaagaaagaaaaataaggttttaaaaaaattaaaaacaacatttatgaaGCAACAAAAGTTTCAAGTCAAAATTACTCTTGTGCAAAGCaggctgtttgtttttgcttcttctttcaaAGTCCAGACTTAAATAGTGATTGTCTAGGAGTGATTAAAAGTAATGACTACAAAAGAGACAACATTCTCCCAAATCAAAACCAAATCATGGATTCAGAAACATTTCTGGAGTTCTATGCTGTTGTTGTGTGATGCAAGTAAAGCAACAGAACTGCTTTTAGTCATGGTGGAATTTTGGTTATGCTGGGGAAGGTTAATCTCATGATGTTACGTGGTAACATCAGCCATGGTAACTCTCAGATTGTTGATCTGATGTCTCTCGAACACTTAGGTGTCTATTTTTAAACCCTGTTCTCTACACACGACCGACCCTGGATCATGTCACACTTGGACATGGTGTGAACAGTTAGGGTGTATGGACGACACAGGAGATTTGGAGGATGTATGTCTTCGtacaaaacaaataacattttctcaacttaaaaatgtattaattcatATAgcaatgaaaaagaataaataaaaaaatacataaaccaTTAGCATCATCTTGCTATTTCAGTTCTTTGTGCTGACGTGGTAGAGATTTAACatataatacatacataatacatcgaccaaagaggaggtttatggatgtaatgaagaaggacatgaaggtagttggtgtgagtgaagaggatgcaaaggacagggctagatggaggcaattgattcgctgtggcgacccctgaaaggaaaagccaaaaggaaaagaagaagaagacatataTAATACATCCTCCATCAGGAGTTGATGTAAAGTTGAAAGATTTCTCAAAAGTTTTTCCatggattttgatgaaattttgtATATGGTGGATCTTGGACTAAGGAAGAGGTGTTTAAATTCTGACGTGGATGGGTAGGAATGTGGAATGTGGATCACATACTGGCTGCATCAAATTGAAAACATGAACGCATGCCCTACTCCGTCTCTGATTGGCGGACATCCTCACATCATCCTCCTCACTGAGAAAATAACTCATGATATCGATCTGTTCAACTGGATGGATCTGGAAGgttaaaacatatattttgaaGAATAATTCAGACTCTTAGTTTTCTGAAGGATTTCATGCTTCGGTGAAAATTTAAGTtataaatagattaaaaaaaattacatccaGATCCAATAAACACAGTGTGATAAACACAGTATGACTGCATTGAAGCAAGCAGATGCGTCATTGCTGTTGTTCCCTCCTTTGGTAATGAACCGGATGCACCACAGCTGTGATTTGTCAGTCTTCTCTCAGACTCCAGCTCTCAGCTGTTAAACGTGCTGTCATTAAGTTAATTCAGCTCTCTGTTGCGTTTCAAGACAAATTCAAAGTAGATGTATCAGCCTGTCACACCTCACAAAAATAATTAGCATACAAAAATGACGAGCTGTTAGTTTGATTCCAGTTTTTCATGGTGGATTTGCTCTTTCGTTGGACTTTTCTCGACTACTTTCCATAACAGAGGCAAACTTTTAAAGTTCTTCTGGTTCTTTCCTGTTTCTGGGGTTTCCCTCTTTTAAATGGTtcttaacttcttcttttttttgtgccagacactttctcactttatGTCCTTTCCCTTATGAATCTTTGTGTCTTACTCTCAGAACTTACTCCTTTGGAATTCAATAATGAAGACGAGACTTGACTGACTCAAGACTTGTGCATGTttgagtctgtttttttttttttttttgacgtgGTGCAATGCTGGGATCAGTCGACATGAAGGTTTTGTGTAGTTGCTGCCAATCTGAATCACTGGGGTTCCTTTTAAATCATCTATTACCCTCTATCAATAATCACTGGCAACATTGAGCAAGGGTTGAATGTAAGATCAGATAAAGATGGAAGACTCAGAACATTGCAGGGAGAATCTCCACTGTAAACGTGTTACGCAGTGTGTTTTTCACGCTGGGCCGCATGATAATGTTTTAAATATCTGACCGTAGTGTTTTCCCTCCTGCCCAGAAATAGATTTCACGCCTCCCTCTCTTTACACCTCTTCTCTTGGCTATCCTATTTTCTCTCCACCCCCTTCTTCCTTTCTACTCTTCTATCTTTGCAATTTGTCATGACAGCGCCTCCATATCAACATACTTTTGTAAGATACCATAGTTGTACATGCGTgtcccttgtgtgtgtatatgagcTACTGTATGTCCTGGTATTTTTAGCTCCATTATCACATGTCTCTTTGTTGTAGTTGAGGAACATCCATATCTGCAATATCTGGATTGCTGATGGAAGGAATAGCAAactataagtgtgtgtgtatgtgtgtgtgtgtccttggcTGATTGGcaaggttaattttttttctaagtaGGCCAGACATTGAAGGGTTAATGTGCTTCCTATAGTGAACCCGTAGAGAACTGACCGAGGATACTATTACGAGAAACGGCGAGGGGAGAGTAGTTATGAGAAGCAAGGGAATAGACAGGGAGTTGCGAGATGAATGGGGTAAAGGGATAATGATGGAAGGGGTGATGAAGGAAAGGTGAGGGGATTGAGATGTCCTCTGCAAGGTGAACGAGTGACGGCAAGGCCAAATAACCCAATCAACAGCGGCGACAGTGGTGACACCCACACGTACGGACACACGGTTATGTAACAGCCACGCGACCAAGTCATAGCATGCAGTGTAATTATCACATTTACATTCTGACTACTATTGAAACGTTGAAATCAGCCCAAATGAGCACATggcaccacagaagaagaggagctgCTAGCTTTGACAGGACAGaacttattttttcttcattggCCAGACATGTTTGGTCTGTAAGGTTGTCACGGACCCTAATTTTTAATCCTGTTTTAATGGTTTGTGTCATCAGTGTGTGGATGATGAGCGATTCTGAGGATGAATAGTAACGTATGAGAACACAAGCTTTTTATTTGGATGGGAGGGAACAGATGGTTACTGTTTCACGCCTGATCACTGCatcaaaacaagaagaaagaatTTGTCTAAAGCAGTAAGATTTCGTTTCTAGGGCTGCAAAAATTTCAGTTGAggtgttattttcttttttgtttgtttttcttggctGTGGTTTTGATAAAGATTACCGGAACCTAGGGGAAGATCTCAACGGACCACAACAGAGAAGTAAAATTCCATGTCACTACACTACAGAATTTTTGTGTTGACATTTCTGATTCAGCTATTGACAATGAAATGAGATGACCCGCTAATTATCACAGAAAGTATCCCAAAGGGTGAATGCAACTTGACAACCAAACGATTGGCTGCTGCAAATCCAAATGTTGTGCAAATGGTTGGTTTAAGGCTGGAGCTGAACAGTTATTTGGTTCTCTTAAAACCTGGGTCATATCTGTCATTCTGTGGGTTTTATGACACAGAATTTTAATCTAAGTCATTCAAGAAGAAAATCGGTCCAATTATTTTCTCCTCTGTGATAAGATTTGTGGTTGTACAATCAGTAGAATATGATCAGCCATATTTTGTTGGATAAAATGGGATCAAAattaggttttatttttgtgttatagTAAACTGATAGATTAATAACTATGAACTGAGAACAAGGAGGATATGTTAGTATATGGGAGCACTAAAACAAAATCACAGCACAGATCAGTGGTGCACCACTACATCACTACAAGTTataccacaacacacacacacacacacacacacacacacacacacacacacacacacacacac contains:
- the LOC137597046 gene encoding sodium channel subunit beta-4-like, producing MASVDGTGSTLSGRLRSGDLLHAGLVVALLLGVWNVGGLELSTGKTSSIEAMNGSTVLLTCTYSSCIGIKNLYFNWHYNDNGTLIKLCEGVIRAEGVKPKVDISHNRVSFVGSSEKTDISILLWNITFEDEGQYICFARNPKEKNRNHSAIFTLYVVDQMKEVDKTLTVIIVSVLGGVIGLVIIVMVIKALVVHFLLKDDEKNKECLVSSSGNDNTENGLTGAKAENKGTPKA